From a region of the Nitrospira sp. genome:
- a CDS encoding TolC family protein codes for MATASAEAVGQVYSLDMIVDLVLARNPIVSSAEGNIEQQKGHQTSAGAYPNPTVSSSGGHGKLKDTTVGPPENIQSLTEYNVTIGQPVEWPAMRAARQRVADLGLATANVGMSETRLNLASQVKVAFYDLLLSQQDSDLARLNLDIVEGVARIVKARVKSGEAPQFEAIKAEVEVLKARQLLARADNHVRISRVVVDTLTGGALGPTYTVHGEFRTIPRDLQIEGLMARMMEQHPTIQRLLKSVEQSDWKIEFERQARVPTVTVNGGYWREMGREAFQGGLSVPVPLWYRRQGEIASSLGAKRREEAELLRTRNELGRAVYQHYQDVRTTAELIEVFDKGLLKQAQEALRLAQFSFQQGASSLLEVLDAQRVQRQTLLDYALARRDLSVSLARLEQAVGGGL; via the coding sequence GTGGCAACGGCTTCCGCCGAAGCTGTGGGACAGGTGTATAGCCTCGATATGATTGTCGACTTGGTCTTGGCAAGGAATCCCATCGTCTCGTCGGCAGAAGGCAATATTGAACAGCAGAAAGGGCATCAGACGTCGGCAGGCGCGTACCCCAACCCGACAGTGTCCAGCAGCGGCGGCCACGGGAAGCTTAAAGACACGACCGTGGGCCCACCGGAAAATATTCAGTCACTCACCGAATACAACGTGACGATCGGACAGCCCGTCGAATGGCCGGCCATGCGAGCCGCCCGGCAACGAGTCGCGGATCTCGGATTGGCGACGGCCAACGTCGGCATGTCGGAGACTCGGCTGAATCTGGCCTCGCAGGTCAAGGTCGCATTCTACGATCTGCTGCTGTCCCAGCAGGATTCCGATCTGGCGCGTCTGAACCTCGACATCGTCGAGGGTGTGGCGCGGATCGTCAAGGCGCGGGTCAAATCAGGCGAGGCCCCGCAATTCGAAGCGATCAAGGCGGAGGTCGAGGTCCTGAAAGCTCGGCAGCTACTCGCGCGGGCCGACAATCATGTTCGCATCAGCCGCGTCGTCGTCGACACCTTGACCGGGGGTGCACTCGGACCGACCTATACGGTCCATGGCGAGTTCAGGACGATTCCTCGGGATTTACAGATTGAAGGTTTAATGGCTCGCATGATGGAGCAGCATCCGACGATCCAGCGCCTGCTGAAATCCGTGGAGCAATCGGACTGGAAGATCGAATTCGAACGGCAGGCACGGGTGCCGACGGTCACCGTGAACGGGGGCTATTGGCGAGAGATGGGGCGAGAAGCGTTTCAAGGCGGTCTCTCTGTTCCGGTGCCGCTCTGGTACCGGCGTCAGGGAGAAATTGCGTCGTCGCTGGGAGCCAAACGGCGTGAAGAAGCGGAATTGCTCCGGACACGCAATGAATTGGGACGAGCCGTCTATCAGCATTATCAGGATGTCCGCACGACGGCAGAATTGATCGAGGTATTCGATAAAGGGTTGTTGAAACAGGCTCAGGAGGCTCTGAGGCTCGCGCAGTTCAGTTTTCAACAGGGCGCATCCAGTCTGTTGGAAGTGCTCGACGCGCAGCGCGTACAGCGGCAGACGTTACTGGATTATGCGCTGGCGCGGCGCGACCTCTCCGTCTCGCTGGCCAGACTTGAGCAAGCTGTAGGGGGAGGGCTGTGA
- a CDS encoding efflux RND transporter periplasmic adaptor subunit: MNVLFDSIRTSSPSVSRGVRGLLLGLMVMEAGCDGTPSDVVASRSPVAVSTPGVITLSTEESSRVGLMVQPVARSDFRTHRDFPAIVQPNQRNMAEITTLVRGRVVEVYADLGQEVKANAPLAILYSSELGLAQSGHLKAQAKLHVAEQAYSRAQFLLEEKVIGEAEAQRRHAELLSTQAEANESRDRLKLLGMSNEELRRLDRSREIRSVVPIVAPFAGRIIGRNLTRGEVVETTEKLFVIADLSEVWVQANIPEKDIPFAHSIHASGGTQVEVRINAYPNEVFKGTITYVGDVLDPVTRTMQLRLELPNLDGRLKPEMFATIRLFSEAQPDRLAVPEAALQRDQGRTFVFVQRSANEYELREVHVGESNGTLTSILGGLNEGEPVVTNGAFVLKSELLKKPV, translated from the coding sequence GTGAACGTCTTGTTCGATTCGATACGAACTTCTTCGCCATCCGTCAGTCGTGGTGTTCGGGGGCTTTTGCTCGGTTTGATGGTGATGGAGGCGGGTTGTGATGGAACGCCCAGCGATGTGGTGGCCAGTAGGTCGCCCGTCGCAGTGTCCACGCCGGGTGTCATCACATTGTCGACGGAAGAATCGTCACGTGTAGGGCTGATGGTCCAGCCGGTCGCACGCAGCGACTTTCGAACCCACCGGGATTTCCCCGCGATCGTTCAGCCCAATCAACGGAACATGGCGGAAATTACAACCTTGGTTCGCGGTCGAGTGGTCGAGGTGTACGCGGACCTTGGCCAAGAAGTCAAAGCGAACGCACCATTGGCGATTCTATACAGTAGTGAATTGGGCCTGGCTCAATCGGGTCATCTGAAGGCGCAAGCCAAACTTCATGTAGCGGAGCAAGCCTATAGTCGCGCCCAATTCCTTCTGGAGGAAAAAGTGATCGGCGAAGCGGAAGCGCAACGGCGGCATGCAGAACTGCTGAGCACTCAGGCCGAGGCCAATGAGTCGCGCGATCGACTGAAGCTGCTGGGAATGAGCAATGAAGAACTTCGCCGTCTCGACCGCAGCCGGGAGATCCGATCCGTCGTGCCGATTGTGGCACCCTTCGCCGGCCGTATCATCGGGCGCAACCTGACACGCGGAGAAGTCGTTGAGACTACCGAAAAGCTGTTCGTGATCGCGGATCTATCGGAGGTCTGGGTTCAAGCCAACATCCCGGAGAAAGACATTCCTTTCGCCCATTCTATTCATGCGTCAGGCGGCACGCAGGTCGAGGTCCGTATCAATGCCTATCCCAACGAAGTGTTTAAGGGGACGATCACCTATGTGGGAGACGTTCTGGATCCTGTGACGCGGACCATGCAGCTCAGGCTTGAACTGCCGAACCTGGATGGACGGCTCAAACCAGAAATGTTCGCGACCATTCGCCTCTTTTCCGAAGCGCAGCCGGACCGATTGGCGGTGCCGGAGGCGGCGCTGCAACGCGATCAAGGTCGAACGTTCGTCTTCGTGCAACGCAGCGCGAACGAGTACGAATTGCGCGAGGTCCACGTGGGCGAATCCAACGGCACGCTCACCTCAATCCTCGGCGGCCTGAACGAAGGGGAGCCGGTCGTGACGAACGGTGCCTTTGTCTTGAAGTCCGAGTTGTTGAAGAAACCCGTCTGA
- a CDS encoding efflux RND transporter permease subunit, with amino-acid sequence MVSRLLDISLRQRMLIIICALMIGAGGIYAFRTIPIDAFPDVTSVLVQVVTKAPGLSPAEVERLVTYPIELQLTGVPSLTEMRSLTKVGLSLITIVFDDSMDINLARQLVLERLLEVEEQLPSGAKPMLVPNSTGLGEVFQYYLEAPSGFTAGIDSEHQNLIEQRTIQDWVIRPLLKSTPEVIDVNSMGGYVKQYQVLVEPGMLRKFNLTLRDVFDAVARNNANAGGNILEKHAEKYIVRGIGLIRSLEDIERIVVKETGGTPVYVSDVARVRVDHAVRHGATVLDGKREVVSGIVLMLRGGNARDVVEGIKARIEDIHAKHLLPNGLRIVPFYDRIELITEALNTVYKSLAEGVVLVVVVLFLFLGNIRSALIVVGTLVLAPLATFIVMGQIGLTANLMSLGGLAIAIGMIVDGSVVVVENVYRHLSHHSAAATPRLQLIMSAVKEVGQPVVFGILIIILVFLPLLSLHGMEGKMFKPLAYTIMIALLVSLLLSLTLSPVLCSLALTQGSEEDPWIVRQAKRLYAPVLRWALGHRTAVVVMAVSALIGALALVPSLGTEFIPILNEGSIAPQTIRLPSVSLPESIEIEKRMQQAIMEFPEVEMVVSKIGRTELGNDPQEPNESDPVVRLRPLDQWTTARTMPELMQKFRERLTSVSGATFLISQPIQQRVDELISGVRTEATVKLFGDDLEMLRNKAQEIAEVLETVRGVRDIKVEQLFGQPYLTIDIDRSKIARYGINVADVREIITTAIGGEVATRVYEGQQRFDLVVRFPKQYRDSVETISNIMLNDPGGGLIPLADLGTVQLEEGPGRISRDQLQRYVSIGFNTLGRDIGSLVAEAQQKIEQRVDLPTGYKVTWGGSFENMERAMAKLRIIVPITIGLIFFLLYSTFNSLRQAALIILNLPFALIGGVVALWLTKEYLSVPASIGFINLFGVAVLNGIVLVSYMNKLREDGHSLDEAVTSGALLRLRPVLMTALVALLGLVPLAFAQGIGSEVQRPLAIVVIGGLVSSTLLTLIMLPVLYRWLEGQSVGTMHRGDPRGGAMLDLHDSGTPHGNGEPKLSRYPGEIPST; translated from the coding sequence ATGGTCTCCCGCCTCCTCGACATCTCCCTGCGTCAGCGGATGCTCATCATCATCTGCGCGCTCATGATCGGAGCCGGAGGTATCTATGCCTTCCGGACCATTCCGATCGATGCGTTTCCCGACGTGACCAGCGTGTTGGTGCAGGTCGTCACGAAGGCACCTGGCCTTTCGCCGGCCGAGGTCGAGCGCTTAGTGACGTATCCGATCGAGCTGCAACTCACGGGTGTGCCCTCCCTCACGGAGATGCGCTCCCTCACCAAAGTCGGTCTGTCGCTCATTACGATCGTGTTCGATGACTCCATGGACATCAACCTGGCCCGCCAGCTGGTGCTCGAGCGACTGCTCGAAGTCGAGGAACAACTTCCATCCGGAGCGAAGCCGATGCTCGTGCCGAACAGTACGGGATTGGGCGAAGTATTCCAATATTACTTGGAGGCGCCTTCTGGATTCACTGCCGGTATCGACTCCGAACACCAAAATTTGATCGAGCAACGGACGATTCAAGATTGGGTGATCCGGCCTCTCTTGAAGAGCACGCCGGAGGTCATCGATGTCAATTCAATGGGAGGGTACGTCAAGCAGTATCAAGTGCTGGTTGAACCGGGCATGTTGCGAAAGTTCAACCTCACGCTTCGTGACGTGTTCGACGCGGTGGCCAGAAACAACGCCAATGCCGGCGGCAATATCCTGGAAAAACACGCGGAAAAATACATCGTGCGAGGGATCGGACTGATCCGCTCCCTTGAAGACATCGAACGGATCGTGGTCAAGGAAACCGGTGGAACTCCGGTCTATGTCTCGGACGTCGCTCGGGTGCGCGTCGACCATGCGGTGAGGCACGGCGCAACGGTTTTGGATGGAAAACGTGAGGTGGTCAGTGGAATCGTGCTGATGTTGCGGGGCGGGAACGCGCGGGATGTCGTGGAGGGTATCAAGGCCCGCATCGAAGACATCCATGCCAAGCACTTGTTGCCGAACGGGTTGCGCATCGTGCCGTTTTACGACCGTATCGAACTGATCACCGAGGCATTGAACACTGTGTACAAGTCGCTGGCGGAAGGTGTCGTGCTGGTGGTCGTCGTATTGTTCCTGTTTCTGGGGAACATTCGCAGCGCGCTGATCGTCGTTGGCACCTTGGTCTTGGCGCCGCTTGCCACGTTCATCGTGATGGGGCAAATCGGGTTGACGGCCAATCTGATGTCTCTGGGGGGGTTGGCCATCGCGATCGGGATGATCGTGGATGGGTCGGTCGTCGTCGTCGAAAACGTCTACCGTCATCTGTCGCACCATTCAGCCGCGGCCACACCCAGGCTGCAGCTCATCATGAGTGCAGTGAAGGAAGTCGGACAACCGGTTGTGTTCGGCATTCTCATCATTATCCTGGTTTTCTTGCCCCTTCTGTCTCTCCACGGGATGGAAGGCAAGATGTTCAAACCGCTCGCCTATACCATCATGATCGCCCTGTTGGTGTCGCTCCTGTTATCGCTCACGCTCTCTCCGGTCCTCTGCTCATTGGCTCTGACGCAAGGCAGTGAGGAAGATCCGTGGATCGTCCGGCAAGCCAAGCGTCTCTATGCCCCTGTGCTTCGCTGGGCTCTTGGGCACCGGACCGCGGTGGTGGTGATGGCTGTGAGCGCCTTGATCGGCGCGCTGGCATTGGTGCCGTCATTAGGGACTGAATTCATCCCGATTCTGAACGAAGGATCGATAGCCCCACAAACCATTCGGCTTCCCAGCGTGTCGCTTCCCGAGTCCATCGAAATCGAAAAGCGCATGCAGCAGGCGATCATGGAGTTTCCGGAAGTGGAGATGGTCGTGTCGAAAATCGGCCGCACGGAATTGGGGAACGATCCCCAGGAGCCGAACGAGAGCGATCCCGTCGTGCGGCTCCGGCCGTTGGATCAATGGACAACGGCGCGGACCATGCCTGAGCTCATGCAGAAGTTTCGTGAACGTTTGACCAGCGTCTCAGGAGCGACGTTCCTGATCAGCCAGCCGATCCAGCAGCGGGTCGATGAGTTGATCTCCGGCGTCCGTACGGAAGCCACCGTCAAGCTGTTCGGCGATGATTTGGAGATGTTGCGGAACAAAGCCCAGGAAATTGCCGAGGTGTTGGAAACCGTCCGCGGTGTTCGAGACATCAAGGTGGAGCAATTGTTCGGACAACCCTACCTCACCATCGATATCGATCGCAGCAAGATTGCCCGCTATGGGATCAATGTCGCCGATGTGCGGGAAATCATTACGACCGCCATTGGAGGAGAGGTTGCGACTCGCGTGTATGAGGGGCAGCAACGGTTCGATTTGGTGGTCCGGTTCCCCAAACAGTACAGAGACAGCGTCGAGACCATCAGCAACATTATGCTCAATGATCCAGGCGGTGGCCTTATTCCTCTGGCAGACCTGGGGACCGTGCAGCTGGAAGAGGGGCCCGGCCGTATCAGCCGCGATCAGCTTCAACGTTATGTCTCGATCGGATTTAACACGCTGGGGCGTGACATCGGCAGTCTGGTCGCCGAAGCGCAGCAGAAAATCGAGCAACGCGTGGATCTCCCTACCGGCTACAAAGTCACGTGGGGCGGGTCGTTCGAGAATATGGAACGGGCCATGGCGAAGTTGCGGATCATCGTTCCAATTACGATCGGATTGATCTTTTTTCTGCTGTATTCGACGTTCAACTCGCTTCGGCAGGCGGCTCTGATCATTTTGAATCTGCCATTTGCGTTGATCGGTGGCGTGGTGGCGCTGTGGTTGACGAAAGAGTATCTCAGCGTGCCGGCGTCCATCGGGTTCATCAACCTCTTCGGTGTGGCGGTGCTGAACGGCATCGTGCTCGTGTCCTACATGAATAAGTTGCGCGAAGACGGCCACAGCCTGGATGAAGCAGTCACGTCAGGAGCGCTGCTTCGGTTGCGTCCCGTCTTGATGACTGCGCTGGTCGCACTGTTGGGTCTCGTCCCGCTCGCATTCGCACAAGGTATCGGGTCGGAGGTGCAGCGTCCATTGGCGATCGTCGTCATCGGTGGCCTCGTGAGTTCGACGCTGCTGACCTTAATCATGCTGCCGGTCCTCTATCGATGGCTGGAAGGGCAATCGGTTGGAACCATGCATCGCGGCGACCCGCGAGGAGGAGCGATGCTTGACCTCCATGACTCTGGAACTCCTCATGGAAACGGTGAGCCGAAACTTTCTCGCTATCCCGGCGAAATACCATCGACGTGA